GAAACTAAATGACGTTTTACCCAATGAAGCAATACGAACAACTCCTTAGTAGGAAGAAAGATAGACATATAATGTTATTATACAAGAAAAAGAACTTTTGGAGTATCAATGAAATATTAAGAACATGTTACAAATATTAGTGATATTTACGACCTTTCCATATATAACCCTTTTTCATAATTGATGTAACCATTGAAGAGATTAGTAATGCGATAAAGAATGTTGCAATTAAAGGCATTGCAAAACTGATTGATACATTTTGTTTGGTTTTTCGATCAACAAACCCTTTTTGTGAAACAATAAGAAAGTAAGGTAAAATATTAGATATAGTAATATAATCTTTAACCAGTAAATTGTATACTTCATAGACGACAAGTAAACCGGGAAAGATAAAGAAACAAGAATAAAAGGAAATAAGAATAATAGCTAAAAAACGAGAACGCCCAATTCCGACAAAAGTATTCTTTTTAAACCCTTCCCATACTTCTTTATTATTCTTATACATGTAGCATGTAACAAAAGAAGTTATATTGGACAGTATGACTTTGTAGCCTTGCTTTTTCATAAGCCTAGCTAAATGAACATCATCAAGCAAGGAATTTTTAATGGTTTCGTGACCACCAATAGAAAAATATGCTTGTCGTTCAAATAACATAAACGACCCGTGTGCGGCAGCAGCGGAAGACATTTGCGTATAGTTTGCTAAAAAAAGCGGTAAATGGAAATAAATTAAAAAATGCTGCATGGGAACAAGCCATTTTTCTAAAAGATGATGTACTGGAAAACGTGGAAAGCCAGTGATTAGATGACCATTTTGTTTATCAAGCATATGAATAACGGATTGAATAACATCTGGACTTAATCGAATATCTGCATCTAAAAATAAAAAATAATCACCTTTTGCATGCTTACTTAATTGGTTACATGCATGAACTTTTCCTGTCCAGCCTTGGGGTAAATCAGTTCCATAGAGTAAAGTAAAACGCTTATCGTTCGATATTAAAGACTTAATAATTGATGATGTTCGATCTGATGATTGATCATCAAGTAAATGAAATTCTAGGTTTTGATAAGTTAATTTTTTTAGAGATGTAATAAGCTCCATTGCATTGTCTTCTTCGTTGCGTAAGGGTATTAAAATGGAGACAAGTTTATTGTGATTAACTTTTTGTTTTTTTACTTCAGGCATAAAGAAAGAGTTGAAAATGGTCCAAATCAAAAACAAACTTAAAATGATGATATAGATAAGCATAATGATCCCCCGTTTTCCGTTTATCAAATATATTGTACTGACTAGGGAGAGATTTTACATTTTTTAAGGTGCTTCAGTTAAAAAAACCACGTAGATTGATATGTTATCTACATGGGTACGTACACAAGCTAGCCGATTTCTCTTTCATGATCATATTTCAAATCGTTTTCTAAAATAAGATCTGCGGTAAGTTGACCTGATAATGTTACCATAGGTACTCCTCCTCCAGGATGTGTTGATCCTCCTACAAAGTAAAGATTTTGTAAGTATGAGCT
This Metabacillus endolithicus DNA region includes the following protein-coding sequences:
- a CDS encoding glycosyltransferase; translation: MLIYIIILSLFLIWTIFNSFFMPEVKKQKVNHNKLVSILIPLRNEEDNAMELITSLKKLTYQNLEFHLLDDQSSDRTSSIIKSLISNDKRFTLLYGTDLPQGWTGKVHACNQLSKHAKGDYFLFLDADIRLSPDVIQSVIHMLDKQNGHLITGFPRFPVHHLLEKWLVPMQHFLIYFHLPLFLANYTQMSSAAAAHGSFMLFERQAYFSIGGHETIKNSLLDDVHLARLMKKQGYKVILSNITSFVTCYMYKNNKEVWEGFKKNTFVGIGRSRFLAIILISFYSCFFIFPGLLVVYEVYNLLVKDYITISNILPYFLIVSQKGFVDRKTKQNVSISFAMPLIATFFIALLISSMVTSIMKKGYIWKGRKYH